From Phyllopteryx taeniolatus isolate TA_2022b chromosome 18, UOR_Ptae_1.2, whole genome shotgun sequence, the proteins below share one genomic window:
- the LOC133468072 gene encoding insulinoma-associated protein 1a-like, translating into MPRGFLVKRSKRVSLVSYRSRCADEGEERNSLARRSTRTCWPTPALALAPPPEREIKAIRFGNPEGAYQALYSPTRPASREEDAERHSGLGLRSPASAEAFPAAAALTALEHLFNMGSSTATSKPERKVKPAAKRVKNIRKLHFDDDVTTSPVLGLKIRAVPAVERQVPGGHDTGAPRGDFVCQLCREAYADPLGLAQHRCSRIIRVEYRCPECDKVFSCPANLASHRRWHKPKMEQKGRPEDAPRDAPSPASSESEGEEPHQCGQCAKKFKRHAYLRKHIAVQHAPIKLSVAARGGTCPTCGEAFASVDARERHFRLLHAFRCKHCPAVLHSSPGLTRHVNRCHPSEDRNVILLHLPLQRGERVVGTSASQF; encoded by the coding sequence ATGCCGAGAGGCTTCCTGGTCAAGAGGAGCAAGCGAGTCAGTCTGGTGTCATACCGGTCCCGATGTGCAGATGAGGGAGAGGAGCGGAACTCTTTGGCGCGTAGGTCGACGCGCACCTGCTGGCCGACGCCGGCGTTGGCCTTGGCGCCGCCGCCGGAGCGTGAGATCAAAGCCATCCGGTTCGGCAACCCAGAGGGGGCATACCAGGCACTCTACAGCCCGACCCGGCCGGCGAGCAGAGAGGAGGATGCGGAGAGGCACTCGGGTTTGGGTTTGAGGTCTCCCGCGTCAGCTGAGGCGTTCCCCGCGGCGGCGGCGCTCACCGCCCTGGAGCACCTCTTCAACATGGGCTCCAGCACCGCCACCTCCAAACCCGAGCGCAAAGTCAAACCGGCCGCCAAGAGAGTCAAGAACATCCGCAAGCTACACTTTGACGACGACGTCACCACCTCACCAGTTCTGGGGCTGAAGATCCGGGCTGTTCCGGCTGTGGAGCGCCAGGTTCCGGGCGGCCACGACACCGGGGCCCCTCGCGGCGACTTCGTGTGTCAGCTGTGTAGGGAGGCTTACGCCGACCCGCTCGGCCTCGCTCAGCACCGCTGCTCCAGAATCATTCGGGTGGAGTACCGCTGCCCCGAGTGCGACAAGGTGTTCAGCTGCCCCGCCAACCTGGCTTCACACCGCCGCTGGCACAAGCCCAAGATGGAGCAGAAAGGGCGCCCGGAGGATGCGCCCAGGGACGCACCCAGTCCCGCCTCGTCTGAGTCCGAAGGGGAAGAGCCGCACCAATGTGGTCAGTGCGCCAAAAAGTTCAAACGTCACGCCTACCTGCGCAAACACATTGCCGTGCAGCACGCGCCTATCAAGTTGAGCGTTGCCGCCAGAGGGGGCACCTGTCCGACGTGTGGGGAGGCGTTTGCCAGCGTGGATGCGCGCGAACGTCACTTCCGACTACTGCACGCATTCCGCTGCAAACATTGCCCGGCCGTCCTACACAGCTCGCCCGGACTCACCCGCCACGTGAACCGCTGCCACCCATCCGAGGACAGGAACGTCATACTGCTGCATCTGCCACTGCAGCGCGGTGAGCgagtggttggcacatctgcctcacagttctga
- the LOC133468073 gene encoding proline-rich nuclear receptor coactivator 1-like → MFPSSCWTAMDSVRSDETHHGEAEVSKSAAAAAVTGEGDAGGATNLANVKKKTKTTANRRRRKKKKPPLPLLHHHHHQQNPLRCSRLSDQHHSPGLPASSAHQPASEQPGRTPGVVVTRHLLKQESKKELLRSKCGRLARGPAQPACPAARMLLKHEHLNSTVHARQHNQNAGQVQVQTPHRKNSNNGANKPCLEHNNAKNTAERLKGWVAERLEEGEKVYAGAKFSEPPLPSVLPKPPSHWVRKNQSPKRKSRELISVHLKSLLKVQDHV, encoded by the exons ATGTTCCCGAGCAGTTGTTGGACGGCTATGGACTCGGTTCGCAGCGATGAAACTCATCATGGCGAGGCCGAGGTCAGTaagtcggcggcggcggcggcggtgacTGGGGAAGGAGATGCAGGTGGTGCAACGAACCTAGCGAACGTCAAGAAGAAAACGAAGACAACGGCGAACAGGAGGaggcggaagaagaagaagccaccgctgccgctgctgcaccatcaccatcaccaGCAGAACCCCCTGAGATGTTCCCGCTTATCCGACCAGCATCACAGCCCCGGCCTGCCCGCTTCGTCGGCACATCAACCCGCTTCGGAGCAGCCCGGTCGGACACCGGGCGTCGTCGTGACCCGCCATCTTTTGAAACAGGAAAGCAAGAAGGAG cTGCTGAGGTCTAAATGTGGCCGCCTGGCACGAGGACCCGCGCAGCCAGCGTGTCCGGCCGCCCGTATGCTCCTGAAACACGAGCATCTCAACAGCACTGTACACGCCCGCCAACACAACCAGAACGCGGGCCAGGTCCAGGTCCAGACCCCGCACAGGAAGAACAGCAACAATGGCGCCAACAAACCTTGTTTAGAACACAACAACGCCAAGAACACGGCCGAGCGCCTCAAGGGATGGGTGGCCGAGCGCCTTGAAGAAGGCGAGAAAGTCTATGCCGGCGCCAAGTTCAGCGAGCCGCCCTTGCCCAGCGTCCTGCCCAAACCACCAAGCCACTGGGTCCGGAAGAACCAAAGTCCAAAACGCAAAAGCCGAGAATTAATAAGCGTCCACTTGAAGTCACTTCTGAAGGTTCAGGATCACGTGTGA